From the Lathyrus oleraceus cultivar Zhongwan6 chromosome 3, CAAS_Psat_ZW6_1.0, whole genome shotgun sequence genome, the window CTATTCTCTCCATTTTGCAACACTCAACTTGTCCTGAGAACGTCGAGTTTCATTTTCTCTGGGCGAGGTTCGAACCTGAGATCTTTTACACTATTAAATCCACGTTTCCTTATCTCAAGTTCAAGATTTACCGGTTTGAATCGGGTAGGGTACGTGGAAAAATCTCAAAGTCGATTCGTCTAGCGTTAGACCAGCCTCTAAACTACGCGAGGATATATCTTTCTGATATTATACCGGGTAATGTAAAGCGGGTTTTGTACCTTGACTCTGatcttgttgttgttgatgacATTGCGAAGCTTTGGGAGGTTGACTTGGGTGGCAAGGTAGTGGCTGCACCTGAGTATTGTCACACGAATTTCACAAGGTATTTCACCGACATGTTTTGGGCGGACCCAGAACTCCCTCGTGCGTTTCTCGGTCGGAAGCCTTGTTATTTCAACACGGGTGTGATGGTCGTGGATGTTGAAAAATGGAGAGAAGGAAGATATACACAAAAGGTGGAAGAGTGGATGAGGGTGCAGAAGGAAAAGAGGATTTATCATTTGGGTTCGTTGCCTCCTTTTCTTCTTGTTTTGGCCGGCGAGATAAAAGGCGTGGATCATAGATGGAATCAACATGGTTTAGGAGGGGATAATATTGAAGGTAAATGTAGGAGTCTTCACCCTGGACCTGTTAGTTTACTTCATTGGAGTGGGAAAGGCAAACCTTGGTTGAGGCTAGATTCGCGGAACCCTTGTACCGTCGATCATCTTTGGGCACCTTATGATCTCTATCGCCCAACCTCAGATTTTTATGAAGGATGAAAACGATAGTAGAAACTTTGAACATTCTGCGGCGACTATAGAGCCGTTGAATTGAATCCAAGACAAAGAAAGTTTGAACTTAGATCAAACGGTCTTCAGTCGCTGAAATTTTGTAGCCAAGATTGACGGAAGATATTGTCGGGGGAGGGAGAGGAAGATACTCTTCTGTTCTTCAGATATGATGATGTCTAAACAGCCTGATAGGTTTTGTAGATGTTCTTAGTTCAATTGCATTGTCAATGTTAGAATACAAAAAAGGTTGTTTTGGCCTTGTTCTTGGTTTCTTTGTGAGAACAAATCTACGCCTAAATATCCGATTCGGTCATTGAAATTATAGCTTTCTTATCATTGATGCATTATTAATTAACACTATAAACCATGAAAAAAATTACATTTCATCTTTTGAGATTGTAGATCAAACTCAGTAATGTCAATATTTCTGCGGCTACACGTGATAAAAATGAAAAACTTATATAGAACGTATACGCATTTTCTTCGTTTGACATTAAGAAAAAAATGCAACAATGATATCTAGATCCCCTAGTAGATGCAAAAGAACCTGGAATTTCCACGCAGAATTGTTTCATCCTCGGTGTTTGTGTTGAGAACTGTGATCTATTAAACACTTGATGAAATTCCGCATCTCATTTGCTCTGTCATATATAATTGAGATTCATGAGAAATTCAAGAGCCAACTAGCCTTGAAAACAGTTTATCGCCGAGTTGGGCCGAGCTAGTCCGTTTTCTGGAGCCATCCAAGCTGCAAGAAAGACAAGTAATTGACAAATATTGATAACCAGAACTCAGAATTTGGTTGCACTTTTTAGTACAGAAGTAAAACTTTTCAACTATTGATAATCGAGAATATTTTACTTTATCTATTGCTCGTTAGAGAGATTAAATTTTTAGAAATCGTTTGTACCTTCCATGCATACATTCCAACGAAAGCTATTACATCTGCCGACCAAACAACAGGAAAGGACTTCCAAAAGAAtgggattccaacattgagcaATGGGACTAGTAGAAAAAGATAGTTGAGAGCTTCTTTCTCATTCTTTGAGCAATCTCGAGCTCGTAACGAAGGAATTGCTACAAACATATAAATGAATAGCATTCATCATACAACTTATTTTACTGCACTAACTAAAGAATCATAGCAATCAAGACACATATAACATCTCGCATATTTATTGAAAATCCGAAGTCTCGCCCGTTCGTTCGACGAGATAATGTCTAGATAGAGCTCATAAAGTCTAGACAAGACAATCTTCATCTTATCAAATTTACAATAGAAAGCGACAGGTATGAACTTACTGAACATCCAAATGGACCACATTCCCATCAACCTCCAAATATCAGGTTGGTCTGAAGGGAAAATGAGATTAAAAGACAAAGCTCCACCCAACAACATTGATACATAAGCTTGAACCTCAAAAACAGTATACAAGGTAGTTCCAGGAACTGCCGGGTTTCTCGAAGCCGTGGAAGCCCTTGGTGCAAAGGTTGCAGCTGTCTTCTGAGCAACCTATCAAGTTCAAAAACAAACATTCAGGTCCGTAGACCCGGTCATAACCACTAAAAACTCACACACACAACTCTGACCACCCGGGATCAAACTCAAACCCTGGTGATGATGTTCAACCTAACAATGTCGGCTTTTGCCGGCGGACCAAAAACTTACAtttaaaaaacaaaacaaaaaaaaacatttttcTTTTATCTCTCTAACACCTTCCTTAACTCTTACGcaacataaacaacaaaaaccttTCTAAAACAAACTAGTCAATTTTCAGTAAAGtaacaatttttaaaaaatggGCACACTTAAAATTTGATTTAAATTGAAAATTTTTAAAAATCAAAGATTTAGAAACATACCCTTTTAAGCTCTTTGTCAATTGGAGTAGAAAAAGTGGATGAAGCGGTTCCTTCATTGGTGTTGGGTTCAACCACTTTAATCTCTTCTGCAAATTCTTCATTGGAAGTGGCACATGCAATGGGATGAGGCAAGCGTTTAGTGGTTGAAATGAACCTTGGAAGGTTGGTGTTGTTGGTAGGAACCGGAGAGAGTAAAGGGTAGGGTACCCTACAAAGGTAATGGTTTGAAGAATGGAGTAACGCGTTCATGTTTTTTGTTTGGGAGAGGTTTGGAAATTAAGGTGGCATCGGAAAGTTGATGGTGGAAGATAAGGAATGTGAGGTGGAGTGACTAGGAACGCCGCAATGATGTGTCCTAATGATAACTTTGGAAAACATCTCAGAGCATCTCCAACCGTGAATCCATTTTTGGGTTCTTTGTGGGATCTATTAAGCCATGTTAGTTTGAAGTAATTCCATTACTTTTTCACTTCAATGATGCAACTCTGAAGAACTCAGATTCGATCtcataattttattttatatattaatattttattcatattaaattttatattaattaaaataataattttagtgttttaaatgaaatttgatataaaataaaaaaaattaaattaaacttATAATTTAAAATGATAATTAAAATTAATCTCAAATACATgatatataattaaaaataataaaaataaataacatcaCATAATTAATCAAACTtaaatttcatcatcttcatttCCAAAACGTTCCCAAATATATTCGACTAGATCTCCTTGAAGTTTACGATGAACTTGTTTTTCTTGAATACTTGCTCTTCTTTGTAGTCTTGTTGCAAGATTCGGATGAGGACCGCTAAATGTTTTAGTTGTTGAGTTATTGATATCCACATTATCATAAGAGTAATCAAAATTACCTCCATATGTATGTCGTTCATCTTCCACAATCATGTTGTGCAATATGATGCAGGCATATATGGTATGCTTGAGAGTGTCCATGTGCCAGGCACGCGCTGGGCCACGTATAATTGCAAATCGAGACTGAAGCGCTCCAAATGCTCGCTCCACATCTTTTCTAGCCGATTCTTGATGTTGAGCAAATGATTTTTTCTTTTCTCCCTGTGGCATTGAAATAGTCTTGACAAATGTAGCCCACTCGGGATATATACCATCTGCTAAATAATACCCCATATTATATGGTGTCCCATTGATTGTATATTGCACATTGGGAGCACGTCCTTCCAAAATATCGTTAAACACGTTGGATTGGTTTAGCACATTAATGTCATTGTTTGAACCTGCAATACCAAAAAAAGCATGTCAAATCCATAAGTCTTGTGATGCCACTGCTTCAAGCATGATTGTGGGCTTACCATGATCACCTCGACAAAATTGTCCTTTCCATGCAACAGGATAATTTTTCCATACCCAATGCATACAATCGATGGAACCCAACATACCTGGAAAGCCACGTGACTCTCCCATTTGTAAAAGATGTTCAACATCATTGTTATTAGGCTTTCTCAAATACTCAGCGCCAAATACAACATTGACACCCTTAACAAATCTTTCTAAGCACTCAATTGAAGTGCTTTCACCGATTCGAACATATTCGTCTACAAGGTCAGCAGGAGACCCATACGCCAGCATACGAATAGCAGATGTACATTTCTGCAATGGTGAAAGACCCATTTTACCAGTTGCATCGACCCTTATTTGGAAATATTCATCATGATTTCCAAGGGCATCTACAATTCGAAGAAATGCATGCCTATGCATTCTGAACCTTCTTCGGAATTGAACATCTGTGTATACTGGGTTTTCCGAGAAGTAGTCATTGAATAATCGATTGTGCCCTTCTTCACGACCTCGATCTACCATTGTTCTTCTCTTTGGCCTAGAGGAACTTCCAGATCGACGTTCATTCTGAAGttgttcttcttcatcactgtCGTCCATAAATTCTTCTTCAACCAACTCCCAAAATTCTTGATCGTAATTATCTGAATTGTCTGAATCCATTTAGTGAGTAAAGAATGAGAGAAAAATGAGAAGAATAAGATGAGAATGAGAGAACAATGACATAAGTGGTAGTATATATAATGGTTTAAATAACGGCTAGTTTAAATAACGGCTAGTTTGAATAACGGCTAGTTTGAATAACGGCTAGTTTGAATAACAGCTAGTTTGAATAACGGCTAGTTTAAATTAAAGTGGTAGTTTGAATAACGGCTAGTTTAAATTAAAGTGGTACTAATGACCATTTTACATAGGTGTTGATAAATTAAAGTGGTACTAATTTTACATAAGTGATACTAACTACATTCCATATTTTTTTTCATCTTATTACAATATTTTTCATGAATATCTCGTTGACTATCGTTCATAGTAGAAGTGTCTTTCATCATCATTTGCACTACCCTTAATTCTAGCTCATCCTCCTTAGCTTGCGCAAGTCTGTCCATTATTATTGCTCTTTTATTCTTTGCATCTTGCGTTGCATTTGGAATTTCGGATGCCTTACCCTTCCTTTTTGCTGCTTTTTGTCCCATTGGACGCTCCATTGGTGATGATGAGTTAAACTCATAACTTGAAGTTGTATCTGGGTTCTCCGATGATGCCCCACTAGCATAAGTCTTTGTTATTTTTGCAGAACTTCCAATCGATTCTTTGACGATGCGCCATTTAGCTTCATCTTTTAACAATCGCCATGCATACTCAAGATTGAATGTTGTACCTTGATCCTGAGCAAAAATAGCATGTGCATCTGCCATGACATCGGTCTCGGATGTCCCACTTTTCTTTCCTTTAAGAACAATTTTGTAACACCCAACAAATTTTTGAACCATGCCATTTATTCTATGCCATCGACATTTTAACTGCCCCCCTAACTTTTCCCGCAATTGCCCACGATATTGGTTATAACTAGCAGCAATTCTTAACCAAAAACTCTCAGCCTTTTGATCAACTCCCACAATTGGATCCTTTGAAACATTGAGCCATGATTGGATAAGTAGTATATCCTCTTCCCTTGTAAATTGCTCTCGAGATCTTTTTTTAACGACAACCCTTTCTTCTTTTTCAGTACCAACTTGAGTAGAAAATGGTGGGACTTGAGTAGAAAATTGTGGAACTTAAGTAGAGAATTCCATACTATTAGAATTTATTTGAGGTATAGGATACATATTTGGATTATTTGGTGACGGAAGAAATATGGCGGGGTTTGTTGGCACCGGTGGAATTTGAGAATTTTGAGGATTAGGATTTTGATAATTTTGCATGTAATTGAAAAAAGCTTGTTGATAATGAAAATGATTAGGATCCATTTGGCCTAAACAATTGTAATTTGAAGTAAAAAGATGAAATTTTGAATTAaatattttgtaaaaaaaatgCTAATGAGAAAAAATTGttgtaaaaaaattaaaagtataggaataaaatgatgaaattgtgagagagaaatttcaaattgaagaGAAAATAAAAGTGAGAGAAATTTGTGTTGGTAAATTTTTAGAAACCAAAattatatttataataaaaaatatgtTAAAAAAAATAAGTAGCCTTTGAATGCTACTTTctaaataaaaagtaaataaataaagGAAGTAACCGTTGCATGGCAGGCTactttttaaataaaaaaatagaagaagaaaaaagtATTCGTTGCTTCATGAAGCACCGGTCTTGCCAACATGGCGAACTCCATTCATTGAAAAGTAAAAGAACCGCTTCCACTTAAGCTCTTAATGGTTGGGatttaaatttaatatttttatttacATGAGCAATTTATATAGATTTAGTACTTTATATTCTATTGGAGAAATATATAATAGAATTAGGATTTATGATACAAACATAAATTAAATAGATTTtaaattgataatgattatgtTTTTAGTAATTAGAcataactttttttttaattttacaAAAAAATTAACAGTTTGACAAGGTGACTTGCTGGGTGACATATACACATAGATCTGACAGATGTTAGTGCATCTATACTAATGAGCTTTATTATCTATTTACTCTAATACACCCCCCACCCCCTTCCAAAAAAACTCATGAGGTGGTCACAATCCTGAGTTTGTGCCTTAGAGCTAGAAAGGAAGTAGATGGCAATGGTTTGGTGAGGACATCAGTCCATTGATCAGTGCCAGACACACGAAGTACTTGCACCTGCTTGGCCAAAACTTTTTTTCGACAAAGAAGAGATCAATCCCCATGTGTTTAGTTTTAGTATGCATGACTGGGTTGTGAGCAAGCAGAACTGTTGATTAACTGTCACAGAGAATAAAAGGGACTTTGGTAGCAATGTGTAGTTCCTTGAGTAGGGTTTGAATCCAAAGCAGGTCTGCATTGGCTTGTGTTAGACTACTGAATTCTGACTCGGTGTTGGACATGGCAATTACAGGCTTCTTTTTAGACCACCAAGAGATCAAATTGGGGCCAAAATAAATAGTTGCACCTGAGGTGCTTCTTCTGTCATCTAGGTCAGAAGCTCGGTCTGCATCACATGATACTTGAATGGATGGAGTTGTATTGATGGGCAACGGAAATAGGTGGAGACCGTGAGAGAGGGTGCCTTTGAGGTACCTTAAGATCATTTTCATAGCCACCCAATGAGCTTCAAGAGGGTGAGACATGAACTGACATACCTTGTTAACTAAGTATGCAATATCAGGTCTGATAAGTGTTGCATATTGAAGTGCACCACCAACTGATATGTACATATATGGATCAGCCAAAGCAGGAGAGCCAACTTTAGTTAGTTTACATGTAGACTGCATAGGTGTGTTAACAGAAGTACAGTCAAGCATGTTGGTTTTTAATAAAAGATCTTTGATGTACTTTGTCTGAGTGAGCAACAGAGATTGAAAGGTACCTTTTTAACTTCAATACCAAGAAAGTAGTTTAATTCACCTAAGTATTTAAGTGAGAAATCTACATTCAACTTAGTGATAAAAACTATAAAAGAGTGGTGGAACTTCCAGTGATGatgatgtcatcaacataaaccaGAAGGTATATTGTGTTCCCTTAAGAGAAGTGAATGAATAGAGATGGATCACATTTTCTTAGCTTGAACTGAAGTTGAACTAAGGCAGCTTGTAACCTCTAAAACCACTTCCTTGGAGCCTGCTTAAGACCATAGATGGCCTTGTTCAGTTTGCACACCAGATCAGAATTTGAGCTTTCAAAACCCTTTGGATGAACCATGTAGATTTCCTCATCTAATAGACCATTTAGGAATGCATTATTCACATCAAGTTGCTGAATGAACCAATTGTAGGTGGTCGCAATAGATAGAATAATTCTGATGGTAATAGGCTTTACTACAAGAGAGAATGTCTCATTGAAGTAAAACGCTTCTCTTTGGTGAAATCCCTTGGACACAAGTCTAGCCTTATATTTGTTAATTGTGCCATCGAGATTTTCTTTTATCCTAAAAACCCATTTGTTTTCAATGGCATTCCTTTGAGGAGGAATAG encodes:
- the LOC127126190 gene encoding probable galacturonosyltransferase-like 4, whose product is MGFGNPTCHQHAKLPFLLPSLLPFLFLFNHFHVIAVTNIHLAIITKPVTFQEAPSFRNGDACNRERIHIAMTLDSNYLRGTMGAILSILQHSTCPENVEFHFLWARFEPEIFYTIKSTFPYLKFKIYRFESGRVRGKISKSIRLALDQPLNYARIYLSDIIPGNVKRVLYLDSDLVVVDDIAKLWEVDLGGKVVAAPEYCHTNFTRYFTDMFWADPELPRAFLGRKPCYFNTGVMVVDVEKWREGRYTQKVEEWMRVQKEKRIYHLGSLPPFLLVLAGEIKGVDHRWNQHGLGGDNIEGKCRSLHPGPVSLLHWSGKGKPWLRLDSRNPCTVDHLWAPYDLYRPTSDFYEG
- the LOC127126191 gene encoding protein RESISTANCE TO PHYTOPHTHORA 1, chloroplastic; translated protein: MNALLHSSNHYLCRVPYPLLSPVPTNNTNLPRFISTTKRLPHPIACATSNEEFAEEIKVVEPNTNEGTASSTFSTPIDKELKRVAQKTAATFAPRASTASRNPAVPGTTLYTVFEVQAYVSMLLGGALSFNLIFPSDQPDIWRLMGMWSIWMFTIPSLRARDCSKNEKEALNYLFLLVPLLNVGIPFFWKSFPVVWSADVIAFVGMYAWKLGWLQKTD